Proteins encoded by one window of Vampirovibrionales bacterium:
- a CDS encoding NuoM family protein: MTIPYYATLIFLPLAFAAIIPFIKPSADGGRNLHVFGIGASALLFLYSMIAWNAPALPPAETWRWLPGLGIHFAVGADGLSMTMVTLTTLLVALACVASVSSIHKRLKLYYAMLFTLTSAILGVFLARDLFCFFLFYELELIPMYLLIAIWGGPRKDYAATKFVLYTLFGSIFLVAAILGLYVHGRAIGLNPENLFLFESVKASIPFLASGAQLLVFAGFFIAFAVKLPVVPLHTWLPDAHVEAPTPVSMLLAGVLLKMGAYGMLRFCWEFLPGAAHQFSPWIALLAVINIVYAAGVAMVQKDLKKLVAYSSVSHMGFVLLGLAAMNAAGFNGAVFVMFAHGLVSAALFMCVGTLYVRTHTRAIADYGGLGKQVPALFYYFMFMSLASLGLPLLVNFASETLVFYGAFLSRAFTVAWATASGPNLVWTMQIATALAAIGVILGAAYMLWMLQRVFFGPLKERWTGLTDATLSETFVLGALSAFVLLYGLFPQWLTRHFEPDVTAMAERFAFMPTHRQIIGAQAPDAPVTMADAAVSSSTVSASQLPSVAHSPLPQETNAP; this comes from the coding sequence ATGACCATCCCTTATTACGCGACGCTGATTTTTCTGCCGCTGGCGTTTGCGGCCATTATTCCCTTCATCAAACCGTCTGCCGACGGCGGTCGCAACTTGCACGTTTTTGGCATCGGCGCGTCCGCGTTGCTGTTTCTGTACTCGATGATTGCCTGGAATGCGCCAGCGCTGCCGCCTGCAGAAACATGGCGCTGGTTACCCGGTCTGGGCATCCATTTTGCCGTTGGAGCCGACGGTTTGTCGATGACGATGGTCACACTGACAACGCTGCTGGTCGCGTTGGCCTGCGTGGCGAGCGTTTCCAGCATCCATAAACGCCTGAAGCTTTATTACGCCATGTTATTCACGCTGACCAGCGCCATTCTGGGCGTGTTTCTGGCGCGGGATTTGTTCTGCTTCTTTTTGTTCTACGAGCTTGAGCTGATCCCGATGTACCTGCTAATCGCCATCTGGGGCGGCCCGCGCAAGGACTACGCCGCCACCAAGTTCGTGCTGTATACGCTGTTCGGCTCTATCTTTCTGGTCGCCGCTATTTTAGGCCTGTACGTCCACGGGCGCGCCATCGGCCTGAATCCAGAGAATCTGTTTCTGTTTGAAAGCGTCAAGGCGTCGATTCCCTTCCTGGCGTCCGGCGCGCAATTGCTCGTATTTGCCGGCTTTTTTATCGCGTTTGCGGTGAAATTACCGGTGGTTCCGCTGCATACCTGGCTTCCAGACGCCCATGTAGAGGCGCCAACGCCGGTGAGCATGCTGCTGGCGGGCGTCCTGCTCAAAATGGGCGCTTACGGGATGCTGCGTTTCTGCTGGGAATTTCTGCCGGGAGCGGCGCACCAGTTTTCGCCGTGGATCGCGCTGCTGGCGGTGATTAATATCGTCTATGCCGCTGGCGTCGCCATGGTTCAGAAAGATTTAAAGAAGCTGGTGGCCTATAGCAGCGTCAGTCATATGGGATTCGTCTTGCTGGGTCTGGCCGCCATGAATGCCGCCGGGTTCAATGGCGCTGTATTTGTGATGTTTGCCCATGGCCTGGTCAGCGCCGCTTTGTTTATGTGCGTCGGCACGCTGTACGTGCGCACGCACACGCGGGCAATCGCCGATTACGGCGGCTTGGGCAAGCAGGTTCCGGCATTGTTCTATTATTTTATGTTTATGTCGCTGGCGAGCCTAGGGCTGCCCCTGCTGGTGAATTTCGCCAGCGAAACCCTCGTATTTTACGGCGCGTTTCTGTCGCGGGCGTTTACCGTCGCGTGGGCAACGGCTTCCGGTCCGAATTTGGTTTGGACGATGCAGATTGCCACTGCGTTGGCGGCGATCGGCGTGATTCTGGGCGCGGCTTATATGCTGTGGATGCTGCAACGCGTCTTCTTTGGCCCTCTTAAAGAACGCTGGACGGGCCTTACGGACGCGACGCTGAGTGAAACGTTCGTATTAGGCGCATTGAGCGCGTTTGTCCTGCTATACGGACTCTTCCCGCAATGGTTAACGCGTCATTTTGAGCCGGATGTCACGGCGATGGCTGAGCGCTTTGCGTTTATGCCGACCCATCGCCAGATCATCGGCGCTCAGGCGCCTGATGCGCCGGTGACGATGGCGGACGCCGCCGTTTCTTCTTCGACTGTTTCTGCTTCACAGCTTCCTTCAGTTGCTCATTCCCCCTTGCCTCAGGAGACGAACGCCCCATGA
- the nuoN gene encoding NADH-quinone oxidoreductase subunit NuoN translates to MTASPPALLAALFDSPLGATLLRQNLLLLTPELLLLLTAGLLLLFAASRQESLRREIWPTALIGSFVACVAMSALFVLTHMNPQGLLLTDPVNIPVASEQLRVDLMGSLMRWTILLSTFLVILMSGRYLERRLAAASGEFFALLLCGTVGALLLTMAHDLVMFFVALETLGISSFLLAGFARNDARSAEAGLKFLLYGGGASACLLFGFSLLYGLSGGHTDFAGLITALSASAKPLPLLAIAPAMGALILAGLLFKLSAAPFHQWTPDVYEGAPTPVTAYLSVISKLAAFAAAIRIVSLILAPMPAFQGHAHAPLFFALALVAMVSMTWGNLAALRQRSMKRMLAYSTIAHVGYLLLGLALAAAGATAALPATLFYLLTYAFMNLGAFAAAIRFENETGSDALADYAGLGRKKPWLTAAMSIFLLSLAGIPIMAGFFSKFFLFQAVALTGGPALWLILFALLNSTISLYYYLNVIRLMTIAPPSSPVERLSRGVRQPASAFAMAMTLAICAAATLLLGLFAEPAMGLSRHAIAQLGKADPYARVFLLSQRSEP, encoded by the coding sequence ATGACCGCATCCCCTCCCGCGCTGCTGGCGGCCCTGTTCGATAGTCCGCTCGGGGCGACCTTGCTGCGTCAAAACCTCCTGTTGCTCACGCCGGAATTGTTGCTGTTGTTGACAGCAGGCTTGTTGCTACTGTTTGCCGCAAGCCGTCAGGAATCGCTGCGGCGCGAGATTTGGCCCACGGCCTTAATCGGCTCTTTTGTCGCCTGTGTGGCGATGAGCGCCCTGTTTGTCCTGACGCATATGAACCCGCAGGGGCTTTTATTGACGGATCCGGTGAATATCCCCGTGGCGAGCGAGCAGTTGCGCGTGGATTTAATGGGATCGCTGATGCGATGGACGATTCTGCTATCCACGTTTCTGGTAATTCTGATGTCGGGGCGCTATCTGGAAAGACGCCTTGCGGCGGCATCCGGCGAGTTTTTTGCGCTGCTGCTGTGCGGAACCGTCGGCGCGCTGTTGCTGACCATGGCCCACGATCTGGTGATGTTCTTCGTTGCGCTGGAAACGCTGGGCATTTCTTCGTTTCTGCTGGCGGGATTTGCGCGCAATGACGCCCGCAGCGCCGAGGCCGGTCTTAAGTTTCTGCTGTATGGCGGCGGGGCATCGGCCTGTCTGCTGTTCGGCTTTTCGCTCCTGTATGGCCTGAGCGGCGGCCACACGGATTTTGCAGGCCTCATTACCGCGTTGAGCGCATCGGCCAAGCCACTGCCCCTGCTGGCCATCGCCCCGGCGATGGGGGCGCTGATTTTAGCGGGCCTCCTGTTTAAACTTTCCGCCGCGCCGTTTCACCAATGGACGCCGGACGTATACGAAGGCGCGCCGACGCCGGTCACGGCCTATTTGTCGGTGATCTCGAAGCTGGCTGCCTTCGCCGCCGCGATTCGCATCGTGTCGCTGATTCTGGCCCCGATGCCGGCTTTTCAGGGACACGCGCACGCGCCCCTGTTTTTCGCGCTGGCGCTGGTGGCGATGGTTTCGATGACGTGGGGCAATCTGGCGGCGCTGCGGCAACGCTCCATGAAGCGCATGTTGGCCTACAGTACGATTGCGCATGTGGGCTACCTGCTGCTGGGCTTGGCGCTTGCGGCCGCAGGCGCGACGGCGGCGCTTCCCGCGACGTTGTTTTACCTGTTGACCTACGCATTTATGAATCTGGGGGCCTTCGCCGCCGCCATTCGCTTTGAGAACGAAACAGGGAGCGACGCTCTTGCCGATTACGCCGGATTGGGCCGTAAAAAGCCATGGCTGACGGCAGCGATGAGCATTTTTCTGTTATCGCTGGCCGGGATTCCGATTATGGCGGGCTTTTTCTCCAAGTTTTTCCTGTTTCAGGCGGTGGCGCTTACCGGGGGTCCTGCGCTCTGGCTGATTCTGTTCGCACTGCTCAACAGCACGATCTCGCTGTATTACTATCTCAACGTCATTCGCCTGATGACAATCGCGCCGCCGTCTTCGCCGGTGGAGCGTCTGTCGCGCGGCGTGCGACAACCGGCTTCGGCCTTCGCCATGGCGATGACGCTGGCAATCTGCGCTGCGGCAACGCTGTTACTGGGCCTCTTCGCAGAGCCTGCCATGGGTCTGTCGCGTCACGCGATTGCCCAACTCGGCAAAGCAGACCCCTATGCGCGGGTTTTTCTGCTCTCGCAACGTTCAGAGCCGTAG
- the trpA gene encoding tryptophan synthase subunit alpha — protein MTSAPATTDRYAHRFGQLAQEGRAAFIPFTLLGWPTVETSRQILEALMAGGADALELGLPFSDPMADGPVLQQAATEALAAGARVDDAFALIAEVRAQDKQVPIGLMAYYNMILARGADRFCADAAAAGVDAILVPDLPPETAGELAPAINAHGLSLAFIVSPLTDDARLDALLPMAGGFLYIVSRLGVTGVEARYDTALQALAQRVKAKSSLPACIGFGISTPADVRQMTALGADGVITGSAVIQRARESMVERPDHWQADLQAYIRTMADAVRL, from the coding sequence ATGACGTCTGCGCCCGCCACGACGGATCGCTACGCGCATCGTTTCGGCCAACTTGCCCAGGAGGGGCGCGCCGCCTTTATCCCGTTCACCCTGCTGGGCTGGCCTACGGTTGAGACCTCACGCCAGATTCTGGAGGCGCTGATGGCCGGAGGAGCGGACGCTCTGGAGTTGGGGCTGCCCTTTAGCGACCCGATGGCGGACGGACCGGTGTTGCAGCAAGCCGCCACCGAAGCGCTGGCGGCAGGCGCCCGCGTTGACGACGCCTTCGCCCTGATTGCAGAAGTTCGCGCTCAGGATAAGCAAGTCCCCATTGGCTTGATGGCGTATTACAACATGATTCTGGCGCGGGGCGCCGACCGATTTTGCGCTGATGCGGCAGCCGCAGGCGTGGATGCGATTCTGGTTCCCGATCTACCGCCAGAGACCGCAGGCGAGCTGGCTCCGGCGATTAATGCGCATGGGTTGTCCCTGGCCTTTATTGTTTCGCCGTTGACCGATGATGCGCGGCTGGATGCCTTGTTGCCCATGGCGGGCGGATTTCTGTATATCGTTTCCCGTCTGGGCGTAACAGGCGTTGAAGCGCGCTATGACACGGCGTTACAAGCATTGGCGCAACGGGTCAAGGCAAAATCTTCGTTGCCCGCCTGCATCGGCTTCGGGATTTCCACGCCTGCGGATGTGCGGCAAATGACGGCGCTCGGGGCGGATGGCGTGATTACCGGCTCTGCGGTGATCCAACGCGCGCGCGAATCTATGGTAGAGCGCCCGGACCATTGGCAGGCCGACCTTCAAGCGTACATTCGGACCATGGCGGACGCTGTGCGCCTCTAA
- a CDS encoding aminotransferase class I/II-fold pyridoxal phosphate-dependent enzyme, translating to MTRGFSSLKADAFSESVIREMSRLASAHGAINLAQGFPDFPCPEELKRAAAQALYEDVNQYAVTWGAADFREAIAAHYRPRLGMPIDPHTELTVTCGATEAMAAAMIATVNPGDEVIVFEPYYENYGPDAILCGAIPRFVTLHAPDWHFDPTALKAAFNDRTRAIVINTPNNPTGKVFTREELALIAECCQQWGVLCITDEIYEYILYDGAEHVSMRSLPGMAPLTIAINALSKTYSVTGWRVGWLLADAPTTAAIRKVHDFLTVGAPAPLQRAGVTALSLPPSYFDQLASDYNAKRNAMMAILDDVGIPYFRPQGAYYLFADIASLGFSDDIAFARHLVESVGVAVVPGSSFFHHKPDGARYVRFCFSKTPQTLTAAHQRLRSWAQGMA from the coding sequence ATGACCCGAGGGTTTTCCTCGTTGAAGGCCGATGCCTTCAGCGAGTCCGTGATTCGCGAGATGAGCCGTCTGGCGAGCGCTCATGGCGCGATTAATCTCGCTCAGGGCTTTCCCGACTTTCCGTGTCCCGAAGAACTGAAACGCGCGGCGGCTCAGGCCCTTTACGAAGACGTCAATCAGTATGCCGTGACCTGGGGGGCGGCGGATTTTCGCGAGGCCATCGCGGCCCATTACCGTCCCCGACTGGGGATGCCCATCGATCCGCACACCGAGCTGACCGTCACGTGCGGCGCGACCGAGGCGATGGCGGCGGCCATGATTGCCACTGTTAATCCGGGCGATGAGGTCATCGTGTTTGAACCGTATTACGAAAACTACGGCCCCGACGCGATTCTGTGCGGGGCGATTCCGCGCTTTGTCACGCTGCATGCGCCCGACTGGCATTTCGACCCGACCGCGCTCAAGGCCGCCTTTAACGATCGGACGCGCGCCATTGTCATTAACACCCCCAATAACCCCACGGGTAAAGTCTTTACGCGCGAAGAACTCGCGCTCATCGCCGAATGCTGCCAACAGTGGGGCGTGTTGTGCATCACAGATGAAATCTATGAATATATTCTGTACGACGGCGCCGAGCATGTGTCCATGCGCAGCTTGCCGGGGATGGCGCCGCTGACGATTGCCATCAACGCGCTGTCGAAAACCTATAGCGTGACCGGTTGGCGCGTGGGCTGGCTGCTGGCCGACGCCCCGACGACGGCGGCGATCCGCAAGGTTCACGATTTTCTAACGGTTGGCGCGCCCGCGCCCCTGCAACGCGCAGGCGTGACGGCGTTGTCGCTGCCGCCCTCCTATTTTGATCAGCTGGCCAGCGACTATAACGCCAAGCGTAATGCCATGATGGCGATTCTGGACGATGTGGGCATCCCGTACTTCCGGCCTCAGGGTGCGTATTACCTGTTTGCCGATATCGCCTCGCTGGGGTTTTCGGATGATATCGCTTTCGCCCGCCATCTTGTGGAAAGCGTTGGCGTGGCGGTGGTGCCGGGCTCCAGCTTTTTCCACCATAAGCCGGATGGCGCCCGTTACGTGCGTTTTTGTTTCAGCAAAACGCCTCAAACGCTGACCGCTGCGCATCAGCGCCTGCGGTCATGGGCGCAGGGCATGGCCTGA
- the ndk gene encoding nucleoside-diphosphate kinase → MERTFIALKPDAVQRGLIGEIIQRFERKGFQLIGLKMMQVSRERAEQHYGEHREKPFFGGLVAFITSGPIVAMAWQGANVVAAARTMMGATHPKDAAPGTIRGDFSVDLGRNVIHGSDSVASAERELALFFSPDELQTWERGGERWRYEQPEKTEACAR, encoded by the coding sequence ATGGAACGAACTTTTATTGCGTTGAAACCGGATGCCGTGCAGCGCGGGCTGATCGGCGAGATTATCCAGCGCTTTGAGCGCAAGGGCTTTCAGTTGATTGGCCTGAAGATGATGCAGGTGAGCCGCGAGCGCGCCGAGCAGCATTATGGCGAGCATCGCGAGAAGCCTTTTTTCGGCGGCCTGGTCGCGTTTATTACCAGCGGCCCGATTGTCGCCATGGCGTGGCAAGGGGCGAACGTGGTGGCGGCCGCGCGGACGATGATGGGGGCGACGCATCCCAAGGATGCTGCTCCTGGCACGATTCGCGGCGATTTTTCCGTCGATTTGGGCCGTAACGTGATTCATGGTTCTGACAGCGTCGCGAGCGCCGAGCGCGAACTGGCCCTGTTCTTTTCCCCCGACGAATTGCAGACGTGGGAGCGTGGCGGTGAGCGTTGGCGTTATGAACAGCCCGAGAAAACCGAGGCGTGCGCGCGCTAA
- the rpmG gene encoding 50S ribosomal protein L33, translating into MAKKGKGKGVTHIRLKSTESGHEYHSRKNKQKHPGRLELRKYDPIAGRHVLYREEKK; encoded by the coding sequence ATGGCCAAAAAAGGCAAAGGCAAGGGCGTGACCCACATCCGCCTTAAAAGCACGGAATCCGGGCACGAGTACCACTCGCGCAAAAACAAGCAAAAGCATCCGGGACGTCTTGAACTGCGCAAATACGACCCCATTGCGGGCCGTCATGTGCTGTATCGCGAAGAGAAAAAATAG
- the glmS gene encoding glutamine--fructose-6-phosphate transaminase (isomerizing): protein MCGIVGYLGKRSVIPIMIESLRTLEYRGYDSAGVAFLDPQNAFHVYKAAGKLMNLEQLLAQTLTPAMTAGNASGLHVGIGHIRWATHGAANDINAHPHMGDQQEIALVHNGIIENYYEIKQALQAKGRSFVSDTDTECVVQLLEQLASEMPCETVDDFRAIIRETLQRVEGAYALSIIHKRFPARLFAVRHHAPLVVGEAFVDKGRSDEREYVIASDAVAIAPHTQRILFLRDQEIVDVGPDGIHLCDLDGGALTPELETVNMGPLQIDKKGFKHFMLKEIHEQPDVVRNSLSGRLLDPHHPIRLLPLESEDSPAVEQLEALLKKTSRLVIVGCGTSYNAGLVGKYFIEDLVRIPVEVESAGEYRYRNPIVDENTLLVAISQSGETADTLQATRQAARLGARVLTITNREDSTLGRESDLAVPVRAGVEVSVCATKSFTAQIIALYLLGLAMAELRQSADPQRLSDLKAGLLRIPAQIESALSAPEPIQAIARHFCSTRNALFIARGINFPVALEGALKLKEISYIHAEGYSASELKHGPIAMLDDSLPIFAVVTQGPLLEKMISNCQEAKARDAHVIAFTSATLDSNKAAQTFESIVAMPQTDELLSPLIMTVPLQLLAYYMAEYLGKDVDQPRNLAKSVTVE from the coding sequence ATGTGTGGAATCGTTGGCTATCTGGGCAAGCGCTCGGTTATTCCGATCATGATTGAAAGCCTGCGCACGCTGGAGTATCGCGGGTATGATTCGGCGGGCGTGGCGTTTCTGGATCCGCAGAATGCGTTTCATGTGTATAAGGCGGCGGGCAAGCTGATGAATCTGGAGCAATTGCTCGCCCAGACGCTAACGCCTGCCATGACGGCCGGAAACGCCAGCGGACTGCATGTCGGCATCGGCCATATCCGCTGGGCGACGCACGGCGCAGCCAACGATATCAATGCGCATCCGCATATGGGCGATCAGCAGGAAATCGCGCTGGTTCACAACGGCATTATCGAGAATTACTACGAGATTAAGCAGGCGCTGCAAGCCAAAGGCCGTTCGTTTGTGTCGGATACCGATACCGAATGCGTCGTTCAACTGCTGGAGCAACTGGCCAGCGAGATGCCGTGCGAGACGGTCGACGACTTTCGCGCGATTATCCGCGAGACGCTGCAACGCGTCGAGGGCGCCTATGCGCTGAGCATTATTCACAAGCGCTTTCCGGCGCGCCTGTTCGCCGTGCGTCATCATGCGCCGCTGGTGGTGGGCGAGGCTTTTGTAGACAAAGGGCGCAGCGACGAGCGCGAATACGTCATCGCCAGCGATGCGGTCGCCATTGCGCCGCACACCCAGCGCATCCTGTTTTTACGCGATCAGGAGATCGTCGACGTCGGACCCGACGGCATTCACCTGTGCGATCTTGACGGCGGCGCGCTGACCCCGGAGCTGGAAACCGTGAATATGGGCCCGCTGCAAATCGACAAAAAGGGCTTCAAGCACTTCATGCTCAAGGAGATTCATGAACAGCCTGACGTCGTGCGCAATTCACTCAGCGGACGCCTGCTGGATCCCCACCATCCGATTCGGCTGCTGCCCCTGGAATCGGAAGATTCTCCTGCCGTCGAGCAGCTTGAAGCGCTGCTGAAGAAAACGTCTCGACTGGTGATTGTCGGCTGCGGCACGTCGTATAACGCCGGGCTGGTAGGCAAGTATTTCATTGAAGATCTGGTCCGCATTCCCGTCGAGGTGGAATCGGCGGGCGAGTATCGTTACCGCAACCCGATTGTCGACGAAAACACCCTGCTGGTCGCCATCTCGCAATCCGGCGAAACCGCCGACACGCTACAGGCAACCCGACAAGCGGCGCGGCTGGGCGCGCGCGTCTTAACCATCACCAACCGCGAAGACTCCACCTTGGGGCGCGAATCGGATTTGGCCGTGCCCGTGCGCGCGGGGGTAGAAGTCAGCGTTTGCGCCACCAAGAGCTTCACCGCCCAGATCATCGCCCTGTACCTGCTCGGGCTGGCGATGGCCGAATTGCGCCAAAGCGCAGATCCCCAGCGACTGAGCGATCTCAAGGCCGGGTTACTGCGCATTCCGGCGCAAATAGAATCAGCGCTCAGCGCCCCGGAGCCAATTCAGGCGATTGCGCGGCATTTTTGCTCGACGCGAAACGCGCTGTTCATTGCGCGCGGCATTAACTTTCCCGTGGCGCTGGAAGGCGCGCTCAAACTCAAGGAAATCAGCTATATTCACGCCGAAGGCTATTCCGCCAGCGAATTGAAGCATGGGCCCATCGCGATGCTTGATGATTCACTGCCGATTTTCGCTGTGGTGACGCAAGGTCCGCTACTGGAGAAGATGATTTCCAACTGCCAGGAAGCCAAGGCGCGCGACGCCCATGTGATCGCCTTTACCAGCGCAACGCTGGACAGCAACAAGGCGGCGCAAACATTTGAATCTATCGTGGCAATGCCTCAAACCGACGAGCTGCTGTCGCCGCTGATCATGACGGTCCCGCTCCAACTGCTGGCGTACTATATGGCCGAATATCTGGGCAAAGACGTGGATCAGCCCCGCAACCTCGCCAAAAGCGTCACGGTCGAATAG
- the nagA gene encoding N-acetylglucosamine-6-phosphate deacetylase, protein MTRHGALTLIAGARVLKPDGRFYEETVILEGARILALEAETPGALLLNHDDVEVINAEGALLTPGLIDLHINGAFGCDFNAAPIAEIQRALRLLAARGVTSVAPTVITAATMDMLTAINTLEETIHQARPDLCRMIAIHVEGPYISARYRGAHPAEDIPESIGIEELRAFTSPHVRIMTLAPERDPQGLKIQYLTEKGVRVNAGHTNAGSDEITRAVSQGVSGVTHLYNAMRPFHHRDPGVIGATLAIPQLYAEIIADGVHVHPTALQAAVRAKGLNRIMLVSDAMALAGLPEGSQCVFAGQTVTLRRGEARNEEGNLAGAAFLLDDCIRRLVKSRTLGFEQALTMASATPAEYLGRSEDLGRIAPGCLADLVLWDAATLTAKATWVDGKLVYEADAALNRGLSRAALS, encoded by the coding sequence GTGACCCGTCATGGCGCTTTAACCCTGATTGCCGGGGCCCGGGTTCTCAAACCGGACGGCCGGTTCTATGAGGAGACCGTCATCCTTGAAGGCGCGCGCATTCTGGCTCTGGAAGCCGAGACGCCGGGCGCGCTGCTGCTCAATCATGACGACGTAGAGGTGATTAACGCCGAAGGCGCGCTGCTCACCCCTGGCTTAATCGATCTGCATATTAACGGCGCGTTTGGCTGCGATTTTAACGCGGCCCCCATTGCTGAGATTCAGAGGGCGTTGCGTCTGCTGGCCGCGCGCGGCGTGACCTCCGTTGCGCCGACGGTCATTACGGCGGCGACCATGGACATGCTGACGGCCATCAACACGCTGGAAGAGACGATTCATCAGGCCCGGCCCGATTTATGCCGCATGATCGCCATCCACGTGGAAGGCCCCTATATTTCCGCGCGCTACCGCGGCGCGCACCCGGCGGAGGACATTCCTGAATCCATCGGTATCGAAGAACTGCGCGCCTTCACGTCGCCGCATGTGCGGATCATGACGCTGGCCCCCGAGCGCGATCCCCAGGGCCTTAAAATCCAGTACCTGACGGAAAAAGGCGTTCGCGTCAACGCGGGCCACACCAACGCCGGCAGTGACGAGATCACGCGCGCCGTCTCGCAGGGGGTGAGCGGGGTCACCCATCTGTATAACGCCATGCGTCCCTTCCATCACCGCGATCCCGGCGTGATTGGCGCAACGCTGGCTATCCCGCAGCTTTATGCCGAAATCATCGCTGACGGCGTGCATGTGCATCCGACCGCGCTGCAGGCGGCGGTGCGCGCCAAAGGACTCAATCGCATCATGCTGGTGTCCGACGCCATGGCGCTGGCGGGTTTGCCGGAAGGCTCTCAATGCGTCTTTGCGGGCCAGACCGTGACGCTGCGCCGTGGAGAAGCCCGCAACGAGGAAGGCAATCTGGCGGGGGCGGCGTTTCTACTGGACGATTGTATTCGTCGTCTGGTGAAGAGTCGGACGCTGGGCTTTGAGCAGGCGCTCACCATGGCCAGCGCCACGCCCGCAGAATATTTGGGCCGCTCAGAGGACTTGGGCCGCATTGCTCCCGGGTGTCTGGCTGATCTCGTTCTCTGGGACGCGGCCACGCTGACGGCCAAAGCGACCTGGGTAGATGGCAAGCTGGTCTATGAAGCCGACGCCGCCCTGAATCGAGGCCTGTCGCGCGCCGCCCTGTCGTAA
- a CDS encoding S41 family peptidase, translating into MSFRPWQWKSALSALGLLGLCALTGCGASLTEKSSDVDAGAPSLSAQQEQERQRALDAYHEAWRTVTRDYLDPTFNGQAPERWKHWRTRYDDALRAPADAYVAIDAMLATLGDDYTRFLPPREMSDQSMEIDSRVFGVGIQIALREGRVTVMGVLPNGPAAAAGLEARDVIDAIDGVSARTITLEEAADRIRGPQGTPVRLTLQRPEGASRVKTLVKTLRRAEVSIQSAFIKPLAQNPDIGYIRLNSFISEKADDEMRAALKQLRGKRALILDLRHNYGGLLSNAVSIADLFLKDGVIVSIVGRRHRPVRVESARDDGEQDVMTPLAILIDGGSASASEILSGALQDHHRAMLVGERSFGKGLVQKIEPLSGGAGLNITISKYLTPNGVDINHKGISPDITIPLTIDDLRAGRDPQLQGAITALRRQLATQAPRAPHKKAS; encoded by the coding sequence ATGTCGTTTCGCCCCTGGCAATGGAAGTCAGCCTTGTCTGCGCTGGGATTGCTGGGGCTGTGCGCTTTGACAGGCTGCGGCGCCTCGCTGACAGAGAAATCTTCAGACGTGGACGCAGGCGCCCCGTCATTGTCCGCGCAGCAGGAGCAGGAACGCCAACGCGCGCTTGACGCCTATCATGAGGCTTGGCGTACCGTCACGCGCGATTATCTGGATCCGACGTTCAACGGTCAGGCGCCGGAGCGTTGGAAACACTGGCGCACACGCTATGACGACGCCTTACGCGCGCCTGCCGACGCGTATGTGGCCATTGACGCCATGTTGGCGACGCTGGGCGACGATTACACCCGGTTTCTGCCGCCGCGCGAAATGAGCGATCAGAGCATGGAAATCGACTCGCGCGTGTTTGGCGTGGGTATTCAGATCGCCTTGCGCGAGGGGCGCGTGACCGTAATGGGCGTTCTGCCCAATGGGCCCGCCGCCGCCGCCGGCCTGGAAGCGCGCGATGTGATTGACGCCATTGACGGCGTGTCTGCGCGTACCATCACGCTGGAAGAAGCCGCCGATCGCATTCGCGGGCCGCAAGGCACGCCCGTACGCCTCACCCTGCAACGCCCCGAAGGCGCTTCGCGCGTTAAAACCCTCGTCAAAACCCTGCGCCGCGCCGAAGTTTCGATTCAGTCGGCCTTTATCAAGCCGCTTGCCCAGAATCCTGACATCGGCTATATTCGCCTGAATTCCTTTATCAGCGAAAAGGCTGACGACGAGATGCGCGCCGCACTAAAGCAATTACGCGGCAAGCGGGCGCTGATTCTGGATTTACGCCATAATTATGGCGGCTTGCTGTCCAACGCCGTCTCCATTGCAGATTTGTTTTTGAAAGACGGCGTGATTGTCTCGATTGTGGGCCGTCGCCACCGGCCCGTACGCGTTGAAAGCGCGCGTGACGACGGCGAGCAAGACGTCATGACGCCGCTTGCGATTCTTATTGACGGCGGCAGCGCCAGCGCCAGCGAGATTCTTAGCGGGGCCCTGCAAGATCATCATCGCGCGATGCTGGTGGGCGAACGCTCGTTTGGCAAGGGACTGGTCCAGAAAATCGAGCCGCTGTCGGGCGGCGCGGGCCTGAATATCACCATCTCGAAATACCTGACGCCCAATGGGGTGGATATCAACCACAAGGGCATTTCTCCCGATATTACGATTCCCCTGACGATTGACGATCTGCGCGCTGGCCGCGATCCGCAGTTGCAGGGCGCCATTACCGCGCTTCGCCGCCAATTGGCGACGCAAGCCCCGCGCGCGCCTCACAAAAAAGCCTCCTGA